Part of the Deltaproteobacteria bacterium genome is shown below.
AGGTCTGGATCCCGGCGGCGTCACGGTCCTCAATGATTGCACCCCCATACGTTGAGGATAACACAGTGGTGTCGTTATGGTATTCCTGGAAAGTTGTTCCCCAGTCATTGATGTCCTTCGCACCATTGAGGACCATGATCCCAAATCGGACATGATCTGCGGTCTGGTCTATCACATCCTTTACTGCTGCCTTGGCCACAGATAATCTCATCGATTGGTCACTAAAGTCATAGTTCAGTCTGTTGCCCCTTCTTATATAAGAATTATTGTCATCGATGCCGTCGGAATTTGTATCGGTAAATGTGCCGCTATATGGCACCCAGTCCCAATTCAAACAAAATATCCACCACCACTGCGTACACTCTCTTCGATATATGGTGTCTGTTTCGTATGAACCGCTATAAGTCGTAGAATCATCATAGGGAATACCCCACTCCATGCTCCCCGAATTGTCAAAGATAATCAAGACATTGGGCTTAACCCCCTCGGCAATATTGTATATATCTGTATCATCTGCATAAGAGATGCAGGGGATGGTTATGGTAAGCAAAAATAATGAAATGAATAGTATTGTCTTTTTCATGTCGCCCCCTGTCATCTCCTGCCCCTAAAAACCTATCCTATAGCCCCCCTCCTCAACACTGGATCTGGCAATATTACCTGAATCCGTTCCTATGGAATTGACCCGATAATAGTGCGCCCTAAATCCTTTCACCCCACATCCACTTCCTACAGGGGGTGGTGTACTACCCAGATAGGTCACCGTTCCTGAAAACTGGATATCTGTATCTTCTGGATTACTAAAGTTCCAGGTGTCATTTGTCCAATCTATGGTTCCAAAAGGGTTGACAGCCCGTACATAATCTAATCCACCGTCAGCGGCGTTGAAGGCCACATCGTAGAACTTCTTCTGCCCCGAGATCTTGGACTCGATGGTGGATGATGCCATGGCATAGATCCCGATGATAGAGAGGATCAACAGCATGACGATGGAGATGATCATCACGGTGCCCTTTTCATCTTCTATAATTCCGAATAGCCTCATCTTCTCACCCCTCTTTTAGATCCCGATGTTTCTAATATTTATGATGGCCTCATACCCCCTGCGCTTGGTGCTACCCTCACAGTCCTGAAAAGAGCTTGTCAGGGTGACCTTGAGCAACTCATTATCGCCGTTATAGGGGTAATCCACCTGGAGATCCTCGATATAGTTGGCCGCGTCGTCCCACAGGTCTTCAGGATCAGAACCCGGGGGAGTCTGGGTGCTCTGCACCCGCTCCAGGGTATGCCTGCTACTGTCCACCTGATAGGTAATTGTCTTGACTAGAAAGGCCCCCGCCCCGAAGTCCGCTAAATAGGAGGGGGGACTGCCATTCAGGGTAAGGTTATTTCCTGTTACAGTGGTGATCGTATATACTGTGCGCAAGGTCTCAAAGGCGATATACTTTTTCTTGTCTGTATCAAAGCTATCCCCTCCATCGGCTAGGGTGACCTGTGTGCCGCTCACACTTTGGACAGTGGAGACCTGCTCAGCGGCATAGACCACAGTTATCTGATCCGGTTGCCCAGTATTGTTCACCACCGTAATTGCCTGGGTAAAACCCTCTACATTGAACCCGCTGTTGCCCACGCCGAAGCCCGCCATCCTGAGTTCCCTCAACATCATTGTCATGGCTGCCCGGGCGTTCTGCTGCATATCCATCACCCCGGTCTGGGTGGCATATGTCCTCTGCTGCCCGATAAAGACAGAGTAGGTAGCCCCCACCATGAGGGCGGAGATCACCAAGGCCACCATTAGCTCGATCAAGGTAAAGCCTTTACTCTTTCTCTTCATTACCTTCCCTTTTGCCTTAGAGCCGGGATATAATGGTGGAAAGGATGACAGATCGATTCGCCTGGGTGCCTTCCCAACTGACAGCTATAACCACGGTCTTCGCATCCACCTCCGGGGTATCGTCCTGCACAGTCCACTGCCTGGTATAACTAACCCCATTGATCTGGTCAGAATAGGTATCGTTGCCGTTAGCGATGGAATCGAAGTTGGCCTTCCGCAACTCCTCCAGCTTATTCTGGGCTAGGGTCGAAGCTACAGTCATCTGTTGCCCGAATGAGTTCCCCTTGACAGCCATGATCTGCATGCTGGCCAGGCCCAGCAGGCCAACGGAAAGAATGATCAAGGTGATCAGTACCTCCAAGAGGGTGAAGCCCTTGGTGTCTTTTAATCTACGCATAATATACCTCCCTTTCATCATATTCTCACCATCCTTTGCTCGTTCTCACACCACCCGTGGAAGAAGTGATGACCACCCGAAAGCGGTCGTTTCTCGCATTTTTTAAATAGATGATGCTGGTCGTGCTGCCTCCAAAACCAGTGACCGAACCATCGGGTCGAAAGATGCGGTTTATCACCCCCGTGTTGGCCNNNNNNNNNNNNNNNNNNNNNNNNNNNNNNNNNNNNTCTATCTCCACTCCCCTGTGAAGGGTGATCACTGATCCCTCTTGGCTCCACGAGGGTCCCCTCTGCAGCACAAAGGTCTCATTATCGAGATCCAACTGAATCCTATATTCCACTCCATCGCTGACTGCCTTTAGCCTGGCCAACTGGATGGTATCCGCCAAATCACTAGTTCCCCCCTTGATCCGGTACCGAGCCGCCCATTCGCCCATATTAGGGCTCACCATCAAGGCCATGATCGCAATGATGGTCAGGACTATGGCAAGCTCAAGGACTGTAAACCCCTTTTTAGAAATAAATATGCCCTTTTTTGTCCCCATAGTCCTCAAAACTCTTTACAATATAACCAGCATGTTTTATGCCAGCATCCCTTGTATATTTTAACACCTTTTATCACAGCGTATTTATTATCTTTTTGTTCCATTTAATTAATAATGCCAACTTCCTAAAAGGGTGTACTAAGGAACGAATATGCCCTTTTTTGTCCCTATATATGCCCTTTTTTGTCCCTATAGTCCTCAAAACTCTTTACAATATGACCAGCATATTTTATGCCAACATCCTCTGTATTTTTCATTATTTAACACCCTGTAACACAGCGTATTTATTATGTTTTTAGTCCCTTTCAGCTAATAATCCTGGCTTCGCCAAAAGGGTGCAATAAGGAATGGATTTTGCACCATAAGTCTATGGAATTACTACCATAGAATTACTTCCACAGATGAGAGGTATAAAAGATGATGGACAACCTATCTTTGCAGATTCAACATATGATGATCCCCCCCCTCCGGGAACTGATGGGACCAAGCGATGCAATTGGCCGGCTCATTTCCGAAGTCAACCGCGTGGCGAAATCAACTTTTAGCGTGGTCATCCTGGGACAAACCGGAACAGGAAAAGAGCTTATCGCCCGGGCCATCCATCACGCTAGTTCTCGATCAAGAGGCCCTTTTGTCCCTGTGGATTGCGGGGCAATTCCAGAAACGCTTTTGGAGAGTGAGTTGTTCGGCCACGAAAAAGGGGCCTTTACGGGTGCGGATCATCAAAAACCTGGCAAATTTGAAACGGCAGAAGAAGGAACCCTATTCCTGGACGAGATTTTAAATATGCCTTTAAGTTCCCAGGTGAAACTCTTGCGCGTGCTTCAGGAGAAAACGCTCTACCGTGTGGGGGGTACCAAGCCTGTGAACGTCGATGTCCGCCTCTTGGTCGCCAGCAACAAGGACCTCGAAGTCGCAGTTGCAGCAGGCTCTTTTCGCCGTGACCTCTTTTATCGGTTAAACGAGTTCATCATCCGGATTCCGCCACTTCAGGAACGTAAGGATGATATCCTCTATCAGGCCAACCGGTTTCTGGATATCACAAATATGGAATTGAAAAAGAGTGTGAGGGGGTTTTCGGAATCTGCCCTCGAGGCCTTGCTCGCTTTTAATTGGCCTGGGAATGTCCGACAGCTTCGATCCGTCATACGTCGGGCAGTACTCCTGGCCGATGAGATGATCACCGAAGAGCACCTCAATTTAAAGGATGTGAGTGTGCCTGATTTGGCTTTCACCCCGGAAGTTCAGGGGATGCCCTTCAACAATCTCTCCCTCAAGGAAATTGTGCGCCGCAGCACCATTGCCGTCGAACGGGATGTCCTGCTCCGGACGCTGCGTAAGACAGGAGGCAATAAGGCCAAGGCAGCTCGACTGCTTCAAATCGACTACAAGACGATTCACTCAAAGCTAAAAAAATACGGCATCACAATAGACGGAGATGAAGGTATGTAGTTAAAAAGGGGTTCAAGGATTCATCTTGAACCCTTGAATCCTGTCAATTCCACCAACTAAATTGGGAAAGTTCCAAGAAAAAAAGGGAGGGAGGGATGACTGCCTTCCATCCCTCCCTCTATAGGGGGTGAGAAGGAGGGAAAAATCGTTTATGTAATTACTTATGGTGTACTTTCACCCTGGGTACGAACACCATCTATCGGCTCTATTCTTACCTTGGCCCCGATATCCTCCAAAACGGTCTTGTACCTCTGGGCCTTTTTCAGGTCGATCCCGTTTTTTACTGTTATGGGCGCCAATCTCATCATCTTGGTAACGTTCTGAGCAGAGAGCTGAAAGTATGCCTGCAGGTTATTCACCAATTTATCCACCAGGCCAAAATTCTTGGCCGCTGGTCCCAGGAAGATGACTTTATATTTTTGCTCATTCTGCCCCATCGTCTCTCCTCCCTTTCAGCCAAACGTAAATCCTTCTTCCGAGACCTCATGTAATTAAAATGCATATTGGATGCCACAATCTTCTGAAATATCATATTTCTAATTTGTTAATTTTAAAGGGAAGTTGGCTATATGGAAGGATGGAGGTAGAATACCAAAAGGAATGAATGGCTCAATTTGTCCCTAGAAATGACAAAAAATGTCAGGACAAAAAACCCGCCTCACCGAAGCGTGTTATAAGGTTCTATTATCTACGATAATATTGCCATTACATGGGCAAGCGCTCTATATTGTAGATCTTACACCCCATTTCGTTGATCTTCTTAATCAAATCCAATCCTCTTATTCTCTCAATTCCCTCACCTTTCTCAGCGTTTTCACTTTGAACGGCCTCTGTGCAACGGACGAAGAAAATAACCCATACCGATCGCTTAAATTCGG
Proteins encoded:
- a CDS encoding prepilin-type N-terminal cleavage/methylation domain-containing protein is translated as MKRKSKGFTLIELMVALVISALMVGATYSVFIGQQRTYATQTGVMDMQQNARAAMTMMLRELRMAGFGVGNSGFNVEGFTQAITVVNNTGQPDQITVVYAAEQVSTVQSVSGTQVTLADGGDSFDTDKKKYIAFETLRTVYTITTVTGNNLTLNGSPPSYLADFGAGAFLVKTITYQVDSSRHTLERVQSTQTPPGSDPEDLWDDAANYIEDLQVDYPYNGDNELLKVTLTSSFQDCEGSTKRRGYEAIINIRNIGI
- a CDS encoding prepilin-type N-terminal cleavage/methylation domain-containing protein, which encodes MGTKKGIFISKKGFTVLELAIVLTIIAIMALMVSPNMGEWAARYRIKGGTSDLADTIQLARLKAVSDGVEYRIQLDLDNETFVLQRGPSWSQEGSVITLHRGVEI
- a CDS encoding sigma-54-dependent Fis family transcriptional regulator; translation: MMDNLSLQIQHMMIPPLRELMGPSDAIGRLISEVNRVAKSTFSVVILGQTGTGKELIARAIHHASSRSRGPFVPVDCGAIPETLLESELFGHEKGAFTGADHQKPGKFETAEEGTLFLDEILNMPLSSQVKLLRVLQEKTLYRVGGTKPVNVDVRLLVASNKDLEVAVAAGSFRRDLFYRLNEFIIRIPPLQERKDDILYQANRFLDITNMELKKSVRGFSESALEALLAFNWPGNVRQLRSVIRRAVLLADEMITEEHLNLKDVSVPDLAFTPEVQGMPFNNLSLKEIVRRSTIAVERDVLLRTLRKTGGNKAKAARLLQIDYKTIHSKLKKYGITIDGDEGM
- a CDS encoding pilus assembly PilX N-terminal domain-containing protein, with translation MRLFGIIEDEKGTVMIISIVMLLILSIIGIYAMASSTIESKISGQKKFYDVAFNAADGGLDYVRAVNPFGTIDWTNDTWNFSNPEDTDIQFSGTVTYLGSTPPPVGSGCGVKGFRAHYYRVNSIGTDSGNIARSSVEEGGYRIGF
- the pilV gene encoding type IV pilus modification protein PilV, with amino-acid sequence MRRLKDTKGFTLLEVLITLIILSVGLLGLASMQIMAVKGNSFGQQMTVASTLAQNKLEELRKANFDSIANGNDTYSDQINGVSYTRQWTVQDDTPEVDAKTVVIAVSWEGTQANRSVILSTIISRL